The sequence GAGGCTATCCAGGTCCCACAGCTGGAGGTTTTAGGGTGGGCCAGGCACAGCTCTGAGAAGGGGATTAGCTGGTGATGAGCCTGTGCTGAGCAGACCATGCCAGGTCACTTCCAGTCCAAGCATCACACATTTCTTCCCCTACAACAAATGGTCACCATGCACTGTGAAGTGCTCAACGCCTGTGGCTGTTCATTAAGGACTTGTGAAATGGCTCAGCACGATATATACCCACCGAGaggctaataaataaatagaacagcCTTTATAGCAAAGGGGAGGACCAGGAACTGCACACTGAAGAATAATTATCTTCCTGCCCCTGTCACCGGTGCAGAGTGATGTCTGTTATGATCTAAAATCACGTCCCTTCACTCCTAAATGTcttgaaaaatgatttaatgcCAACCCCAGGTGTGGTTAATGACAGTGCAGGAGGCATTCCTGCTTCGTGTACTGATCACCTGTGGAACGGGCATGCCAAAGAAATGCAGCACCCAACTCACAGCCACTCAGTCCCCAGACCCCAACTCCGACCCAAAAGGCTCCTCACCGTGGTTGTGAGATCTGTCTGGCCACCACGGCCATCTCTCTGTGATATATGCCCTGGGACTCAAACCAAATGCCACTCACATTTTTTTGCATGCCATGGACAAAGGTTCAAGCTCACATTCCTGCCCATGGCCGACGAGAAGAGGACTCTGCAGCCTGCTCTTGCTCAtctccagcagccagcccttTGCTCAACTGACTTTGGTGCACGCAGCCAAAGCCTGTGTGGCTAAAGGAGCGCACACATCTGTATAACCAAAGGAGAAAGACGCTGAATGAAGGGCAACGATTTGGGGCTGGGTGGTGGAGGGAAAGTGCCTGATAGCCTCCTAGGAGAAGTAGACTTTGGGACACTGCATAGGGAGTGCATTGAATGTGGAACACGGTGCCTTGGGGAAGAGGTGAGTTTATAACTCAAAATAGTTCCAGCTCTCTTGCAGTTTACAGTAGCTTTCAGTGGCCTTATGTCTGAATTATGTCAGTGTTTGGTGAGTGTGGGATCTGGACCACTTTGCAACCATGGGTTGAGATGCTTGGTGCTGGTGTGTTCTGGCTTCTCTGTGGATGAAACGGGAATGGTTCTTCGCCAGCCTTCAGCTCTGCCAAAGTAATTTATGAAGTCCCTgataaatgtcatttatttatgtagtaAATAATTGTTGGACgtttctgctgcctgccactCATCAATGGTATATTGCTGTGATGCCAGTGAAACCCTGGGCAACGCGCTACCATCGGAGCTGGGAGACACAAGGGTATGTTTGCAAGGCCTCACCTTCTGCCTCCGTTTTTGACACATCAGACATTGCTGATATTAATAGAAACCAACCTTAACGGTGTCACCAAATTGGAGCCAGTGAAGTTTGGCTGCAGCTGCATTCATATTTTGAATCTACTTCCACGTTGGTAAGATATCACTAGTCTACTGCTGTAAAACCATCATCTGTGTAGCTTTTGGGGCAGAAGTcttgctggttttctttttgggaGCCTGGTCCAAAATGCTGGAAGCACAGGAGGGAGGTATTGTGCTTGGTGGCACCTCCAGTCACATCCCTAAAACCTCTTCAGTTGCCTTTTTAAACAGAGGTCTACTGCTGGACCTTTAGTAGATGTTTCTTAGCCTCTCCATCATCTCACATTTACTCTCTACCACCAAAGCAGCTATGATATGATGTGCCGCCTCCCAGGGTAAAGTTCAGTTCTTCTCCTCCATACGGGTGTCCTCACACCCTCACACAGCTCAAGCCACCACCCTGAGCTGCAGAGAATAAGGGCTCTGTCTCTGCAGGTGTCCCTGGCTGCACGGGAAGAGAAGTAGAGtcacccagctcctggtgctggaaTGACTCACAAAGCAAAACTCAGTGACTCTGCACTGCTCTCCTGACTTGGATAATCTGGGGGAGAAAATAACCCATTCACTAAGGATCTAAATTTACCCAGCAGCTGCATCTAATGGAGCTGTCAGGAGGAGCTAATCTTAGACACCGAGCAAGCAATCTGTTAGAGAAACAGTACATGGGAGAACTTGGGCTTTGTATCTGTTTGCCTGAAGACATCCCCTTAGTTATCAATGTCATTAGAAGTTCAGGGAATCTTGTGGGCCAGAAGCACCAAAGTGGTGCTATTGCAGCCATGTCTCACTGCTCAGCCTTGTGCAGAGTCCCTCAGCCTCAGCATAGTCCTCTGTGGAATGGGTTTTATCAACTGCCCATCTCCCTCCTGGAAAGAATCTCACCTGATCTCATTATTACTTGACTGTGATAGCAAAACTCACCTGGaagccaaaacaacaaaacaaaacaaaaattattgcAACTTCAAATCCAAATCCATAATCCTACACTAGACACCTTCATGTTACGCCCAGCATGGCTGTAAGTCCTGCGTTCAACTTTCTTGTTCTAAAATTTTGTACGGGAGGGAATGATGGGGAACGGATCCCCTTAGGATGCTTTTCATTCATTCTCACTCACTCCCCTCCCTGGGTGGGGGACTATTGTCCACTTGAAGACAATGACTTAGTCCATTGGTCATCAGGTATCATTTGCTGTAGTCCCATTAGACCAGGGCCAGTTAGCTGAAAGCTATCTCAGAGTAGCCCACCTCTGTTCAGGGCTGTGTTGCCTATTTTACAGCAGTCAGCACTGTTTGGAGGGTTCCCTGGGGTGCTGAGATAGTCGATTCACGTGCACAGAGATAGCCAAATTGTAACAACGATCACTGCTTGCTCTAATCACATCTATATGTGCCTTATCATCTGCTTTTAGGTTTTAAAACCCTCTAAACTTTGCTGGTACTTGCTTGGAGGCCAGCTTACCTTCATGGTGATGCAGCAAATGTAAACTGGATGGGAAAAGTCCACCATGATCAAAGCCTCCATAAGAGATGAATATTTACACAGGTGTCAATTGACTCATTTTCCACTGCTAtcatgagagagagaaacatcTTCCTCACTGGTCAATAAGATGTGGTCCTGACTCTCCACTGTGGCAGGACCCAGCCCCAGACCTCCCCAGTTCTGTCGAATTCCCTGCACATAAACACAGATTGTAAAATGGCAATGACAAACCagtataaacaaataaaaatcaggacTGGGGGAATAGTGTGCACAcaactgagaaaaacatttcatgctCGAGATCCTGCCTGGAAACATGTAACCTTAAATATGAGATGAAAGTTCGTCTGAACTCCAAATGGTGGAGAGGACCTGAAGGCTGTGGATCTGAGCTGCACAAAGCACTTCTGGCTCTTCACTCCCTGCCCCAGGAGGCTTCAGGAGAGCTAAATATCAGCTCCAAGAGCACCCCTGGGTCTCCCCATTAGCACTGTGTGAGCCTCCccatggcacagagctgctcagaGGGTTTGGAGTCCACCAGGTCGAGCGTCTGTCCCACCAGGCTGTGGCAGAAACTTGTTTGGGGAGGAATTTTCCTTATCTGAGATGAACGTGCTTGTGTTCAGGAGCCAAGGAGGCTTACACATGCTTTGAGGTCAGGGTTAACACAGATGGCACAGTCTGCGTGTCCAGCCTGGGCCATATACGCAACTATTAGggagtgtccaaaggagggtaacaaagatggtgaaggatctagaggggaagatgtgtgAGGAGTGGTTGAGGctcttggtttgctcagcccagagcagagcgggctgaggggaggcctcatggcggcctgcagctccctcatgaggggagcggaggggcaggcactgagctctgctctctggggacagcgacaggacctgagggatGGCATAGAGCCAGGGTTAGGAGGCTTTGAGAACAGTTAAGGATGTCCAATATGAATTCATGATTTAAGTGAAAGGGGAAAGATGGGCAGCACTGGAGCCCTCTCGTCACAGGCAACTGCCCAACATGGGTGCAGGATCTCAGCTCCAGGGGTGCCTGCTTCTCCTTGTGATTGTAAGGAGCTTAAACAACACCCCCCAGACTGAGAGAGCCAAAGCCATGTGGAATAACATGGTGTCTCTGAGGCCTTTCAGTCCTAATGGCTCATTTCTACCAGGCTCTAGAATGGGCTGGCttcatttcagagcaaaatgAAGCCTGGTAAATCCCATCTCTGACATGTGGGCTTGGATGTGTTTAGCAATagggctgctccctgcatggGCAGGGGGGTCTGAGTCTGCtttccctgccaaagcagggcATGGTGGTGAAAGCAACCAAAATCCAGCTGTTCATTTGTCCTGAGGTGGTTGTCCCTGAAGGGTGTTCCATCTTCCTGAAGGGCGGAAAGCTCTGGTCGCTGCTGCTCTGGAGAAGTCTGCCCCAGGGTGAACTCTGGAAGGGTGAAAAGGTCCATTAACTGTCAATATGAACCCAAAATAGCTCTCAGGCCGTTTGCCTGGAGAAAGCACTGATTTCCATCAATCCATCAGTCTCTAAAGGGAGAGATTTATTTGTGGAGGTGGATCGGTGTCTTCCTGCTCTCCACTGAGCTGTTGCCCATGGAGGGATTGAGCCCATTACTCATCACCTACCACTTCCTAGGGTGGGATATTCACCTGTTCCAGAGCCAGTCCCCATTTCCAATTACCTGTACAGTCCAAAACCATATACAAGTTCATACTTACTACTGAAGCTGCGATTTCAGGTAGGTCCTATTGCATTTAAAGGTGTCACCTTATGATGAGAAGTGAGGGGAGACAGCACTCTGGAAGAACTGGGGTTGCTTCCCCAAGCCttggagctctgcagagccacagaAGATGATGGAGACCCTGGAGCAGGTTTGGGACCAAGGAGGTGCTCTTTTCCTGGGTGGACCATAAACCTTAAAGAAGCCACAGGATCATCTGGGATCTGCTGTGGGAAGAGCTGGGCTGTagctggctcagcagcagcacctcgtGATGTGAGGAATGTGGACGCAAACCTCAGATGACAGCACACACTGAGAGcacagtgaaaaggaaaacaagcagggGTTCAAGGGAGATTaaaggcagaggaggaaaatcCCAAACAATAGCACAATCACACTGGATTATgctgggaaaaattaaaaaaaaacttatacTGAAGGGATAGGGGAGGATGGGGTTGTCCAGTCCCAGACCTCGGGGAGCAAAGGAACATTTCTGAGGTATGACCCAGCTTAGAGATCAATGTTCATCCTTTGAGCCTGTCACAGATGAGCAGCCCAGACGAGTTTATGATCTGAGCTCTGAAAACAGTATGTGATTACTCCTCTGCTATATTGGTACTGCCTGGGATGCTGCTGGAACCTCACCAGTACTAGAGGGCTTCGTACCAGTATcgttccctccctcctcccattTACGTAGATAACAGTCATGGcacaatgcatttttataagCACATCCATTCCAGAGCAAGTGGTTATGTGGCTTTAAATACACCAAGAAGAGTGGCTAATATTCTTGCATAGATTTAATTAGTTTGTTAATTAAATCTCTGCCATCTCTGAGTGTCAGAGAGCCCAGAGGGTCCATAATAATGGAGATAAAATGAAAGACTTATCTAGAAATTTCAGCGTAGGTATAAACACTTATAGTTACTCTGCTCACCTATGCCTgccaaaattaatttgcttcCTTGAGAGCTCTTTAGGAAGAGCTGGGCCTGGACCAGCCACTTGAGGTCCCACGAGGCTTCTTTGACATCCAAGGACGTGGAAGCAGGATGCAGGACCTGATGGAGtcctcagctttcctggagCATCAGCTGAGGGCCAGGGAGGCTCTAGGCCTCAGAATGGGGGTGCTCAATCTCAGTAGACCTTATCAGGAGACCCCCAGCTTGCAAGGAGATACCTGGGTTTAGATGCCTTAGTCTATGAGTTGAAGCCCACTGTTGGGATCTCTATATTTTGGGTTTGCTTCAGACATTCTCTCCACCACCAAAATGTGGAAAAGGTGGATTTATTAGTGGTGAGGTGTCCAGAGACGGTGCTGGTAGGGCCTACACACATAGTGCAGGCAACACAGGCACATCCCTCCCCCAGACTCCGGGGGTCTCCTCCTTTGGTAAGACTTTTTAAGTAACTTCCCACATAAGTCCCATACCCCATACACAGgtgtaaataaaaaattcacCTTCGTTCCCCATCTCCTTCCAGCCTCAAAAAGTGACTCCAGAGGAGAATAAAGGACAAACCCACGCGGAAAATCAGCCCAGGGGATGAGCTGTTTGGCCTCATGGGTGCCACAAAGCCCACACGAGACTCTCCCTTCTTGCATCTTTCCAGCGTTGACTTCATCGTCTATTCTTAGCACAGCAAAAGGCTTCGGAGTGGTCATTTAGTAGCGTTAGGaggtcccagccctgctgttgATGACCCAGAAGGCAGATTAGGGGGGTTGATTCATCTGGAGGATGTTTTCCCCAAGCGTGGCGGCCGTGCCGTGGGGTCGCACGCGTCTTCCGTCATGGGACGGCGGCAGAAGCTCGCGTTCCCCCCGCGGTGACTCACGGGCTGCCAGGCCACTCCTGAAGCATCGAGGCTGGAAGTACAGCTGttccccccgtcccctcccttcccccttgtCCCATGTGTCATATTAGAGGGTGATCGGCTTACACATGCTGCAATATGGATTCCTAAGCTTTGTAGCGCAGTGGCTATATATAAAGCCCTGCACTGCAAGCTGAAGTACACAGACAGCTGCGATAGCAGCGAGCCTTTCACATTCCCAGTGTGCTGACAGGCTGGAAGCAAGGGAGACCTGCTTTGAGTAAGTTTCTTTACCAGGGCACACAGACAGAAATATTCGTAAATCCACAGTTAGATTTGGTGaaaggtttggggaaaaaataagaacttttACTCTGCACTATGGGTTTGCCTTTCGATCAAGTGGAAGAACTGCGTCTCTACCAGCAAACTCTCCTCCAGGATGGACTCAAGGACATGTTGGACCACAATAAGTTTCTGGACTGTGTCTTGAAAGTCAAGGGGAAGGAGTTCCCCTGCCATCGGCTGGTGCTGGCGGCTTGCAGCCCATATTTCCGGGCGATGTTCCTCTCAGACATGGAGGAGAGCAAGAAGAAGGAGGTCAGCTTGGAAGATGTTGATCCAGATGTCATGGGCAAGATCCTCCATTATATCTACACCTCTGAGCTGGAGATCACAGAGCAGAATGTGCAGGACATCTTCTCCGTGGCCAACATGTTCCAGATCCCCTCCATCTTCACCGTCTGCGTGTCCTTCCTGCAGAAGCGGCTTTGCCTCAGCAACTGCTTGGCCATCTTCAGGCTGGGCTTGATGCTGGATTGTGCCCGGCTGGCCGTGGCAGCTCGCGATTTCATCTGCGATCGCTTTGCGCTGGTCTCCCGCGATGAGGAGTTCTACCAGCTCTCACCCGACGAGCTCATTGCCATCATCTCCAGTGACTCCCTCAACATCGAGAAAGAGGAGACTGTCTTCGAGGTGGTGATGAAGTGGGTGGGGACCAAGGACCGTGAGAGCCGGCAGAAGGCCCTGCCGGTCATCTTTGAAAGCATCCGCTTCCGCCTCATGCCCAAGGACTACATCAAGGACCACGTGGAGAAGCACGCCGTGGTGAAATccagcccagagctgctcaAGAAACTACAGATGGTGAAGGATGCCCAGCAAGGCAAATTCACCGtggtgaagaagaagaaagtgaagaaaagcagtgaaaagcaGGCAAAAGACAACGTTGTCAATGGAGCagtagaggaggaggaagatgcgGAGGAGGATGCCCTTCCAGGGATCCTAAATGACACGATGCGCTTTGGCATGTTCCTCCAGGACCTCATTTTCATGGTCAGTGACAGTGGAGCAGTGGCCTATGACCCCACTGCCAACGAGTGCTACTTTGCCTCCCTGTCTGCTCAAATCCCCAAGAACCACGTCAGTCTGGTGACCAAAGAGAATCAGATCTTCATTGTCGGAGGACTGTACTACAACGAGGACAGCAAAGAGGATCCCATGAGCTCCTACTTCCTGCAGGTAccagctttatttctttgttgtttctttgacCACTTAAGAGCACCACCAGATGCCAGTAATATCCGTTGTTGTGTGATGCTAAAGCGAAGGTTGTAAACGAAGGTGAGACATCTAAACTGTTTTACTAGAGATTCTtagcattatatttttaatggagatCTCTCTGACGGGAGAGATCCAATATCCATCCCTTTTCAAATGCTCCTCTTGTCCCTGGGTGTGTTCTAGTTTCAGCTCAGCCTGCCTTGGCTGTTTCCTACCCTTCCTGTTGACCCCGTATGAATCCAGTAAATCCTATATCCTCTTCCCTTATACCCAGAAATCCTTTTGTACTTCTCCCATGGCTCACATCTGTTTTTGGAGGAAGCAGTAAAGCAATGAAAGGATAAAGCAAAGGGGAGGCCCCATGCTGAGACACACAATTTGGTCCTTTCCCTGCTTCATTGCGTGGGTAGGGCTGTGCACCCACACCATGTGTGGGTGTGTCACCTGGAAAGGGGCAGCATTTGGAGTCTGTGCAGCCTGTGAAATGAGGAGTTAGTGGGAAGAAACCGTGAAAGTGGCCCAGGAAAGTAGGATGGAGGGGAAAGGCAGTGGGAGTGCTGAGGGGAATGGCTCTTTGTGCTGAGCAGGAGCTTTGACCGCAGCAGATGTGGGCAGCTCCATCAGTTAGCAACCCAAAGCAGTCAAACAAGCTATGTCTAAAGATCAATACTCCTCCTGTTTTGTTGCTGATGAAGCAAGGTTGTATTGCCATGATTGCAGCAAGCAGGTCAAGGAAagtgatttttcctttaatcaGGCACTTGTGAGGCCACATCTGGGTGCTGAGTCCAGGCTGGTGCTCCCCAGTACAAGGAGGACGTTGAGGTACTGGTGTGGGTCCAGCGGAGGCCACTAAGGTGGTtagggctggagaagagaagcatCTGGGTCTTGTcagccaggagaagaggaggggaagatcTCATTGATGTCTGCAGCTCCTTAATGGGGTACATCATGGCCATTTTTAGCTgctttccccccaaaaaaggggtCAGTGGTGCCTTCACAGCCTGCTCTGACACTCCTGCATGGGAAAAGCAGACACGTCCCAGGGCTGGAAGGTGCTGTCAGTTTGTGGGTGTGTGATTTGTTTCCATCAGTTCCCTTTACATAGGTCATAGTTCCTATAGGAATACGATGTTCTTCTGAGCCTTTTTCAGCTGGAACTTCACACAGATATAGGCAGGCAGCTGTGTGATAAACCCTTGAACCACGGTGTCAGTGCAGCAGCATCTTACATCTTCTAACTCTGTTTCTATCCTCTGTTTTCGTGTTCCTCCTGCTGAGAGGTCAGGGATAGTTTAGACTTGAGGACAAGCACCGATGTATATAAACGCTGATAAATCCCAGAGGCCTTGCACATTTTGGCAGGAACAAAATGATTCCGTTGACATTCCAGATGGAAAAGGGTATCCTTTATTTGTCACTTCTAAGATTTATGCCTTGAAAACAATGCTGAAGCCATCGAGAAGCAGGAACTCTCCTGGTGACCGGGCTGCTCGGGTCTGTGctataaataacagaaatgtgGGCCACAGCTTACACAGAGACAACAGCCACAGGCCTCCAGCTGAGGCTGAATTTTGGAGGCAGCCCAGCAAGCTGGAGCTCCACGGCACTTCGGGCAGTGCTTCAGCCCAGCTTCCTCGTGCAGAGGCCCCCCAAATGGGCTGCTAGAGGTCACCCCAGGCTTAACATGTGATTCTGCCAAGATGTGTTAAAAGTATTGCCCCGGTTTGCAAGTCCCACCACGTCCaaagagcccccagccccgtgctgtgATCCTTCACgccttttttttctggtgggaAGTGAGGTAATGCCTTAGTCCACAGATGTCCAAGGACTTTGCCATCTGACCTACTGGCATTTTATGGATTAATCTCCATGTCTGGTGGGTAGGATGGACACACCGTGGTCAGCATGAAGAGCTCTGGTCTTTGCAACGTGATCTCAGCTTCATCTGAAGATGTTGGGTAGATAGGCATTGTGTAAATACCATTTGTGCCGACAGACACACACGTTTCATCTCTCACACCAAGGTGGTAGAGGACACCAGTATCTTGAGAAGCAGAGGAGGAACACAGTAACTGAGCTTTGCCAGAAAGAGGGAGAGTTGGTGGGAGAAGAAGGCATTTTACTCTCCAGTGTTTCAGCTCCTCCAGTCCCAGGAACTATTTTTAATTAGGTCCAACATGAGACTCTCCTATCCAAAGACAACCAAGCTTGTTCCAAGCCGAGGCTTTGGTGTACGGAGCAGAAAACGTTCCTGCTCATGCATCTCTGCTCTTACACCTTGTCATAAAACACAGCTGGTGATGTGTGACTTGGATTTGCACTGAGATTCCCTGTCCTGCACCAGATGCAGCATCAGGGGCAAAGCATGGGCAGAAGGTGTCTGTTGGGGTGATGAGCAGCACATGGGAACAGCCCTGCTCTTAGCCTCTGGCTCTTCATTAAGCCAAGACGCCGGGAGAGCACACACTAACGAGTATGTGTTTCCTTTCAGTACGACCATCTGGATGCAGACTGGCTGGGCAtgccccccctgccctcccctcgcTGCCTCTTTGGCCTGGGAGAGGCAGAAAACTCCATTTTTGTGGTCGGAGGGAAAGAActgaaggagggagagaagacCTTGGATTCGGTCCTGTGCTACGACCGGCTGTAAGTGTCCACGTGTGAGCgaggggcaggaggtggctggCAGGAGAAGGTGAGGCAGCTGCCGTGAAAAATGACCCCAGTTCTTCAGGGACCAGGTTTAGAGACAGAGCTTGATCTCTGCACCTCGATGCTGGGACCACGGGGAGCAATTTGAGATGAACCTTGGGGCTCCGAGCTGCCCCTCTCCAGCTGCTTCATTTGTTCTAATTGAAGCTCCCAGGGTGGGAGCCATACCTGGGATATTAAATTATCAAGGACTGAACTTAGCAGATGCTCACGTGGCACCTGCATGGAGGAGCGAGGGgagtttttccttctgctcttgcCCATTGGTTCGCGTTTTGGTGACCTTCACTGTGGTCTCACAGGGAGTGGTTTTGTACAGGAAAGCTTGTTTTGAAACTATTCAGACGTGGCACTGAATGGCCCACCCTGATTGATATCAGGCTTAATATATGATTATTTTTGCACAATGGGCTCTGAACCATGTTATGTCATGAGCTATATTAAAACTGACCGTCCTGTTCTGCTCAGAGGAGGCAGAAATATCCAAAGAGTTCTCCTCTCTGCCCTAAAGAAGCACAGTGGTAGGTGTTAACAAGCCTTTGGTCAGCTTATATTTAGATTTGTGTGctccaaaatctgttttatagGCAGAGATTTGAAACCAGTTTCATTTCCCAACAGTAGGGTATTTATTGCCCCTCTGGGACATATCGCGTGTCCCCTTGCTGCTCACTCGGGGGTGGCTTAAATATTGGCTGGAGGCTGGCAGAGAGATGAT comes from Aythya fuligula isolate bAytFul2 chromosome 2, bAytFul2.pri, whole genome shotgun sequence and encodes:
- the KLHL40 gene encoding kelch-like protein 40; this encodes MGLPFDQVEELRLYQQTLLQDGLKDMLDHNKFLDCVLKVKGKEFPCHRLVLAACSPYFRAMFLSDMEESKKKEVSLEDVDPDVMGKILHYIYTSELEITEQNVQDIFSVANMFQIPSIFTVCVSFLQKRLCLSNCLAIFRLGLMLDCARLAVAARDFICDRFALVSRDEEFYQLSPDELIAIISSDSLNIEKEETVFEVVMKWVGTKDRESRQKALPVIFESIRFRLMPKDYIKDHVEKHAVVKSSPELLKKLQMVKDAQQGKFTVVKKKKVKKSSEKQAKDNVVNGAVEEEEDAEEDALPGILNDTMRFGMFLQDLIFMVSDSGAVAYDPTANECYFASLSAQIPKNHVSLVTKENQIFIVGGLYYNEDSKEDPMSSYFLQYDHLDADWLGMPPLPSPRCLFGLGEAENSIFVVGGKELKEGEKTLDSVLCYDRLSFKWGEADSLPYAVYGHAVVSHKDLVYVIGGKGSDKKCLKNMCVYNPNKFEWKELAPMKTARSLFGATVHKDKIYVAAGVTDSGLTNSVEVYDIATNKWDTFTEFPQERSSVSLVSLAGVLYLLGGFATVETESGELVPTELNDVWRYDEEQKKWEGVLREIQYASGATFLPVRLNVLRLTKM